In the Sediminibacter sp. Hel_I_10 genome, one interval contains:
- a CDS encoding 6-carboxytetrahydropterin synthase, with product MRVTVSRKAHFNAAHRLYRKDWSFEKNDEIFGKCNNPNFHGHNYDLIVHVTGDIDKETGYVMDMKVLKDIIKLEVEDAFDHKNLNLEVPEFKDLNPTAENIVVVIYQKIKPKLDPSFDLEITLYETPRNFVSYSGK from the coding sequence ATGAGAGTTACCGTAAGTAGAAAAGCGCATTTTAATGCGGCTCACCGTTTATACCGAAAGGATTGGAGTTTTGAGAAAAATGACGAGATTTTTGGGAAATGCAATAACCCTAACTTTCATGGACACAATTATGATTTAATTGTTCATGTAACTGGTGATATCGATAAGGAGACAGGATATGTTATGGATATGAAGGTCTTAAAGGATATTATAAAATTGGAAGTGGAAGATGCCTTTGATCATAAAAATTTAAACTTGGAAGTACCCGAGTTTAAGGATTTAAATCCTACAGCGGAAAATATTGTGGTTGTGATCTATCAAAAAATCAAACCAAAATTAGACCCTTCCTTTGATTTAGAAATCACTTTATATGAAACACCACGCAACTTCGTAAGTTATTCAGGTAAATGA